One segment of Nocardia farcinica DNA contains the following:
- a CDS encoding dihydrolipoyl dehydrogenase family protein, with protein MTAPAPAAEYDVIVIGGGPAGENAAAYAIAGSDRTAAIVERELVGGECSYWACMPSKALLRPGHVLAAARALPGVRAEGLDVAAVLRRRDAIVHDHDDSGQVDWARQNRIEVIRGAGRLAGERLVEVDGRRYRARHAVVLATGTKANVPDTPGLRDALPWTSRDATNLHEVPGRVAIIGGGVVACEAATWLRALGAEVTLLVRGKALLTGTEPFAGERVAEALGAAGVTVRFGTEPERVAREHPRDTGEGHVHGGPVTLHLRGGETLAVDEVVVAAGRGPATAGLGLDRVGLPEGYVEVDDQLTATGVAGNWLYAVGDVNHRAALTHMGKYQARICGDVIAARAEGRPLTGARYTASADHGQVTQVVFTDPEVAAVGLTEAAAREQGLTVRAVELDIAVAGSALARDDYRGRAKLVVDAEAGVPVGATFVGPGVGELLHAATVAVVGRVPMETLWHAVPAYPTVSEIWLRLSEAYRG; from the coding sequence GTGACCGCACCGGCTCCCGCCGCCGAGTACGACGTCATCGTGATCGGCGGTGGGCCCGCCGGGGAGAACGCCGCCGCCTACGCCATCGCGGGCAGTGACCGCACCGCCGCGATCGTGGAACGCGAGCTCGTCGGCGGCGAATGCTCCTACTGGGCGTGTATGCCCAGCAAGGCCCTGCTGCGGCCCGGCCATGTGCTGGCCGCCGCCCGGGCGCTGCCCGGCGTGCGGGCCGAGGGCCTCGACGTCGCGGCCGTGCTGCGCCGCCGCGACGCGATCGTGCACGACCACGACGACTCCGGCCAGGTGGACTGGGCGCGCCAGAACCGGATCGAGGTGATCCGCGGCGCCGGGCGGCTGGCAGGCGAACGGCTCGTCGAGGTCGACGGCCGCCGCTACCGGGCCCGGCACGCGGTGGTGTTGGCGACCGGCACGAAAGCCAATGTCCCGGATACGCCGGGCCTGCGCGATGCGCTGCCGTGGACCTCGCGCGACGCCACCAACCTGCACGAGGTGCCCGGCCGGGTGGCGATCATCGGCGGCGGCGTGGTCGCCTGCGAGGCGGCGACCTGGCTGCGCGCCCTCGGCGCCGAGGTGACGCTGCTGGTGCGGGGCAAGGCGCTGCTCACCGGAACCGAGCCGTTCGCGGGCGAGCGGGTGGCCGAGGCGTTGGGCGCGGCGGGGGTCACGGTGCGGTTCGGCACCGAACCCGAACGGGTGGCGCGCGAACACCCCCGCGACACGGGCGAGGGACACGTGCACGGCGGCCCGGTCACCCTGCACCTGCGCGGCGGCGAGACGCTGGCCGTGGACGAGGTCGTCGTCGCCGCGGGCCGCGGCCCCGCCACCGCGGGCCTCGGGCTCGACCGGGTGGGGCTGCCGGAGGGATACGTCGAGGTCGACGACCAGCTCACCGCGACCGGCGTCGCCGGGAACTGGCTCTACGCCGTCGGGGACGTCAACCATCGCGCCGCCCTCACGCACATGGGCAAATACCAGGCCAGGATCTGCGGTGACGTGATCGCCGCGCGTGCCGAAGGCCGTCCGCTCACCGGCGCCCGCTACACCGCCTCCGCCGACCACGGGCAGGTGACGCAGGTGGTGTTCACCGACCCCGAGGTCGCCGCGGTCGGGCTCACCGAGGCGGCGGCGCGCGAGCAGGGGCTGACCGTGCGGGCCGTGGAACTCGACATCGCGGTGGCCGGGTCGGCGCTGGCGCGGGACGACTACCGCGGGCGCGCCAAACTGGTAGTCGACGCCGAGGCCGGGGTTCCGGTCGGCGCGACCTTCGTCGGACCCGGCGTCGGTGAACTGCTGCACGCGGCGACCGTCGCGGTGGTGGGGCGGGTGCCGATGGAGACGCTGTGGCACGCGGTGCCGGCATATCCGACGGTCAGCGAGATCTGGTTGCGTCTGTCGGAGGCCTACCGAGGCTAG
- a CDS encoding DUF2630 family protein produces MTEQDILARIKQLVDDEHTLRAKATAGEVDPVTERKRLAELEVMLDQCWDLLRQRRARIDAGESPDDAQVNSPRQVEGYLQ; encoded by the coding sequence ATGACCGAACAGGACATCCTGGCACGCATCAAGCAACTGGTCGACGACGAGCACACGTTGCGCGCGAAGGCGACCGCGGGCGAGGTGGACCCGGTGACCGAACGCAAGCGACTGGCCGAGCTGGAAGTGATGCTCGACCAGTGCTGGGATCTGCTGCGTCAGCGGCGCGCCCGGATCGATGCGGGCGAATCGCCGGATGACGCGCAGGTCAATTCGCCCCGCCAGGTCGAGGGCTATCTGCAGTGA